The following coding sequences lie in one Opisthocomus hoazin isolate bOpiHoa1 chromosome 7, bOpiHoa1.hap1, whole genome shotgun sequence genomic window:
- the VPS39 gene encoding vam6/Vps39-like protein isoform X3, with product MHDAFEHVPILEKLPLQIDCLAAWEEWLLVGTKQGHLLLYRIKKDIGCNRFEVTLEKSNKNFSKKIQQIHVVSQFKILVSLLENNIYVHDLLTFQQITTVSKAKGASLFTCDLQQSDTGEEVLRMCVAVRKKLQLYFWKDREFHELQGDFSVPDVPKSMAWCENSICVGFKRDYYLIRVDGKGSIKELFPTGKQLEPLVAPVADGKVAVGQDDLTVVLNEEGICTQKCALNWTDIPIAMEHQPPYIIAVLPRYVEIRTFEPRLLVQSIELQRPRFITSGGTNIIYVASNHFVWRLIPVSIATQIQQLLQDKQFELALQLAEMKDDSDSEKRQQIHHIKNLFAFNLFCQKRFDESMQVFAKLGTDPTHVMGLYPDLLPTDYRKQLQYPNPLPGLSGAELEKAHLALIDYLTQKRSQLVKKLNDSDHQSSTSPLMEGTPTIKSKKKLLQIIDTTLLKCYLHTNVALVAPLLRLENNHCHIEESEHVLKKAHKYSELIILYEKKGLHEKALQVLVDQSKKANSPLKGHERTVQYLQHLGTENLHLVFSYSVWVLRDFPEDGLKIFTEDLPEVEALPRDKVLSFLIENFKSLTVPYLEHIIHVWEETGADFHNCLIQLYCEKVQGLMKEYLSSFPADKTPVPAGEEGGDLGDYRKKLLLFLEKSSWYEPSRLISDFPFDGLLEERALLLGRMGKHEQALFIYVHILKDTNMAENYCHKHYERNKDGNKDVYLSLLRMYLSPPSVHCLGPIKMEVLEPQANLQAALQVLELHHSKLDTTKAINLLPANTQISEIRIFLEKVLEENAQKKRFNQVLKNLLHAEFLRVQEERILHQQVKCIITEEKVCTVCKKKIGNSAFARYPNAIVVHYFCSKEVNTLDT from the exons ATGCACGACGCTTTCGAGCACGTACCGATCCTGGAGAAGCTGCCGTTGCAGATCGACTGCCTGGCGGCCTGGG AGGAATGGCTCCTTGTTGGTACCAAACAAGGGCATCTTCTGCTTTACAGGATCAAGAAAGACATAG GTTGCAATAGGTTTGAAGTGACACTAGAGAAATCCAACAAGAACTTCTCAAAAAAGATTCAGCAG atTCATGTTGTTTCTCAGTTTAAAATTCTGGTCAGTCTATTAG aaaataacatttaTGTCCATGACCTGCTGACATTTCAACAAATCACCACGGTTTCCAAGGCAAAAGGTGCATCTCTCTTCACTTGTGATCTTCAG CAGTCAGATACAGGGGAAGAGGTGCTGAGAATGTGTGTGGCAGTGCGGAAGAAGCTACAACTATATTTTTGGAAAGACAGAGAGTTTCATGAGCTACAG GGGGATTTCAGTGTACCTGATGTACCCAAGTCTATGGCCTGGTGTGAAAACTCCATCTGTGTAGGCTTCAAGAGGGACTATTACCTCATACGT GTGGATGGAAAAGGATCCATCAAAGAACTGTTTCCCACAGGGAAGCAACTGGAACCATTGGTAGCTCCTGTAGCAGATGGAAAAGTTGCAGTTGGCCAAGATGACCTAACAGTTGTGCTCAATGAAGAAGGAATCTGTACTCAGAAATGTGCTTTGAATTGGACAGATATTCCTATCGCCATGG AACACCAGCCTCCGTACATCATTGCTGTTCTGCCCAGGTATGTGGAGATCCGCACTTTTGAACCCCGGCTGCTGGTACAGAGTATCGAGCTCCAGAGACCACGCTTCATCACCTCTGGAGG CACAAATATTATATATGTGGCAAGTAATCACTTTGTTTGGCGGCTCATTCCGGTGTCCATAGCCACACAgatccagcagcttctgcaggacAAGCAGTTTGAGCTGGCTTTGCAGTTGGCA GAAATGAAAGATGATTCAGATAGTGAGAAGCGACAACAAATTCACCACATAAAGAACCTCTTTGCCTTCAATCTCTTCTGTCAGAAGCGCTTTGATGAATCCATGCAAGTTTTTGCCAAGCTTGGTACAG ATCCCACTCATGTGATGGGTCTGTATCCTGACCTCCTGCCCACAGATTACAGGAAACAGCTACAAtatcccaaccccctgccagggctttctggggcagagctggagaaggCACATTTAGCTCTGATAGACTACCTAACTCAA AAAAGAAGTCAGCTGGTGAAGAAGCTAAATGATTCTGACCATCAGTCCAGTACCTCGCCACTCATGGAAGGAACACCCACAATCAAATCCAAAAAGAAGCTGCTACAAATCATTGATACCACCCTGCTAAAGTGTTACCTCCAT ACAAATGTAGCACTGGTGGCACCATTGCTACGTCTGGAGAACAATCACTGCCATATTGAGGAGAGTGAGCATGTGCTAAAGAAGGCACACAAATATAGTGAGCTGATAATACTGTATGAGAAGAAAGGTCTGCATGAGAAAG CATTACAGGTACTGGTGGATCAGTCAAAGAAAGCCAACTCACCTTTGAAGGGTCATGAGAGGACAGTGCAATATCTGCAGCATTTGG GCACAGAGAACTTGCACTTGGTATTTTCTTACTCTGTCTGGGTGCTAAGAGATTTTCCTGAAGATGGACTGAAG ATATTTACAGAAGACCTTCCTGAAGTGGAAGCATTGCCACGAGACAAAGTGCTCAGTTTCTtgatagaaaattttaaaagcttgacTGTTCCTTACCTG GAACACATCATTCATGTCTGGGAAGAAACCGGTGCAGACTTTCACAACTGTCTGATCCAGCTGTACTGTGAGAAAGTACAGGGCTTAATGAAAGAATATCTCAGTTCTTTCCCTGCAG ATAAGACTCCAGTgcctgctggggaggaaggaggagactTGGGGGATTACCGGAAAAAGCTTCTACTTTTTTTGGAGAAGTCTAGCTGGTACGAACCTAGTCGACTAATTAGTGACTTCCCCTTTGATG GTCTCCTAGAAGAACGTGCTCTGCTGTTGGGTCGTATGGGGAAGCATGAGCAAGCTCTGTTTATTTATGTTCATATTTTGAAGGACACCAACATGGCTGAAAA CTACTGCCATAAACATTATGAGAGaaacaaagatggcaacaaagat GTCTATCTGTCACTGCTGCGGATGTATCTCTCCCCACCTAGTGTGCATTGCCTGGGACCAATCAAGATGGAAGTGCTGGAGCCTCAAGCcaatctgcaggcagctctgcaggttTTGGAGCTACATCACAGCAAACTGGATACCACCAAG GCAATAAACCTACTCCCAGCAAATACACAGATTAGTGAGATTCGAATCTTCTTAGAGAAAGTGCTTGAAGAAAATGCtcagaagaaaagatttaatCAAGTACTCAAGAATCTTCTCCATGCAGAGTTTCTGAGG GTCCAGGAGGAGCGGATCTTGCATCAGCAAGTGAAGTGCATTATTACAGAGGAGAAAGTGTGCACTGTATGTAAAAAGAAGATAGGTAACAG
- the VPS39 gene encoding vam6/Vps39-like protein isoform X2, with protein sequence MHDAFEHVPILEKLPLQIDCLAAWEEWLLVGTKQGHLLLYRIKKDIGEVMSSESVCCNRFEVTLEKSNKNFSKKIQQIHVVSQFKILVSLLENNIYVHDLLTFQQITTVSKAKGASLFTCDLQSDTGEEVLRMCVAVRKKLQLYFWKDREFHELQGDFSVPDVPKSMAWCENSICVGFKRDYYLIRVDGKGSIKELFPTGKQLEPLVAPVADGKVAVGQDDLTVVLNEEGICTQKCALNWTDIPIAMEHQPPYIIAVLPRYVEIRTFEPRLLVQSIELQRPRFITSGGTNIIYVASNHFVWRLIPVSIATQIQQLLQDKQFELALQLAEMKDDSDSEKRQQIHHIKNLFAFNLFCQKRFDESMQVFAKLGTDPTHVMGLYPDLLPTDYRKQLQYPNPLPGLSGAELEKAHLALIDYLTQKRSQLVKKLNDSDHQSSTSPLMEGTPTIKSKKKLLQIIDTTLLKCYLHTNVALVAPLLRLENNHCHIEESEHVLKKAHKYSELIILYEKKGLHEKALQVLVDQSKKANSPLKGHERTVQYLQHLGTENLHLVFSYSVWVLRDFPEDGLKIFTEDLPEVEALPRDKVLSFLIENFKSLTVPYLEHIIHVWEETGADFHNCLIQLYCEKVQGLMKEYLSSFPADKTPVPAGEEGGDLGDYRKKLLLFLEKSSWYEPSRLISDFPFDGLLEERALLLGRMGKHEQALFIYVHILKDTNMAENYCHKHYERNKDGNKDVYLSLLRMYLSPPSVHCLGPIKMEVLEPQANLQAALQVLELHHSKLDTTKAINLLPANTQISEIRIFLEKVLEENAQKKRFNQVLKNLLHAEFLRVQEERILHQQVKCIITEEKVCTVCKKKIGNSAFARYPNAIVVHYFCSKEVNTLDT encoded by the exons ATGCACGACGCTTTCGAGCACGTACCGATCCTGGAGAAGCTGCCGTTGCAGATCGACTGCCTGGCGGCCTGGG AGGAATGGCTCCTTGTTGGTACCAAACAAGGGCATCTTCTGCTTTACAGGATCAAGAAAGACATAG GAGAGGTTATGTCATCAGAAAGTGTCT GTTGCAATAGGTTTGAAGTGACACTAGAGAAATCCAACAAGAACTTCTCAAAAAAGATTCAGCAG atTCATGTTGTTTCTCAGTTTAAAATTCTGGTCAGTCTATTAG aaaataacatttaTGTCCATGACCTGCTGACATTTCAACAAATCACCACGGTTTCCAAGGCAAAAGGTGCATCTCTCTTCACTTGTGATCTTCAG TCAGATACAGGGGAAGAGGTGCTGAGAATGTGTGTGGCAGTGCGGAAGAAGCTACAACTATATTTTTGGAAAGACAGAGAGTTTCATGAGCTACAG GGGGATTTCAGTGTACCTGATGTACCCAAGTCTATGGCCTGGTGTGAAAACTCCATCTGTGTAGGCTTCAAGAGGGACTATTACCTCATACGT GTGGATGGAAAAGGATCCATCAAAGAACTGTTTCCCACAGGGAAGCAACTGGAACCATTGGTAGCTCCTGTAGCAGATGGAAAAGTTGCAGTTGGCCAAGATGACCTAACAGTTGTGCTCAATGAAGAAGGAATCTGTACTCAGAAATGTGCTTTGAATTGGACAGATATTCCTATCGCCATGG AACACCAGCCTCCGTACATCATTGCTGTTCTGCCCAGGTATGTGGAGATCCGCACTTTTGAACCCCGGCTGCTGGTACAGAGTATCGAGCTCCAGAGACCACGCTTCATCACCTCTGGAGG CACAAATATTATATATGTGGCAAGTAATCACTTTGTTTGGCGGCTCATTCCGGTGTCCATAGCCACACAgatccagcagcttctgcaggacAAGCAGTTTGAGCTGGCTTTGCAGTTGGCA GAAATGAAAGATGATTCAGATAGTGAGAAGCGACAACAAATTCACCACATAAAGAACCTCTTTGCCTTCAATCTCTTCTGTCAGAAGCGCTTTGATGAATCCATGCAAGTTTTTGCCAAGCTTGGTACAG ATCCCACTCATGTGATGGGTCTGTATCCTGACCTCCTGCCCACAGATTACAGGAAACAGCTACAAtatcccaaccccctgccagggctttctggggcagagctggagaaggCACATTTAGCTCTGATAGACTACCTAACTCAA AAAAGAAGTCAGCTGGTGAAGAAGCTAAATGATTCTGACCATCAGTCCAGTACCTCGCCACTCATGGAAGGAACACCCACAATCAAATCCAAAAAGAAGCTGCTACAAATCATTGATACCACCCTGCTAAAGTGTTACCTCCAT ACAAATGTAGCACTGGTGGCACCATTGCTACGTCTGGAGAACAATCACTGCCATATTGAGGAGAGTGAGCATGTGCTAAAGAAGGCACACAAATATAGTGAGCTGATAATACTGTATGAGAAGAAAGGTCTGCATGAGAAAG CATTACAGGTACTGGTGGATCAGTCAAAGAAAGCCAACTCACCTTTGAAGGGTCATGAGAGGACAGTGCAATATCTGCAGCATTTGG GCACAGAGAACTTGCACTTGGTATTTTCTTACTCTGTCTGGGTGCTAAGAGATTTTCCTGAAGATGGACTGAAG ATATTTACAGAAGACCTTCCTGAAGTGGAAGCATTGCCACGAGACAAAGTGCTCAGTTTCTtgatagaaaattttaaaagcttgacTGTTCCTTACCTG GAACACATCATTCATGTCTGGGAAGAAACCGGTGCAGACTTTCACAACTGTCTGATCCAGCTGTACTGTGAGAAAGTACAGGGCTTAATGAAAGAATATCTCAGTTCTTTCCCTGCAG ATAAGACTCCAGTgcctgctggggaggaaggaggagactTGGGGGATTACCGGAAAAAGCTTCTACTTTTTTTGGAGAAGTCTAGCTGGTACGAACCTAGTCGACTAATTAGTGACTTCCCCTTTGATG GTCTCCTAGAAGAACGTGCTCTGCTGTTGGGTCGTATGGGGAAGCATGAGCAAGCTCTGTTTATTTATGTTCATATTTTGAAGGACACCAACATGGCTGAAAA CTACTGCCATAAACATTATGAGAGaaacaaagatggcaacaaagat GTCTATCTGTCACTGCTGCGGATGTATCTCTCCCCACCTAGTGTGCATTGCCTGGGACCAATCAAGATGGAAGTGCTGGAGCCTCAAGCcaatctgcaggcagctctgcaggttTTGGAGCTACATCACAGCAAACTGGATACCACCAAG GCAATAAACCTACTCCCAGCAAATACACAGATTAGTGAGATTCGAATCTTCTTAGAGAAAGTGCTTGAAGAAAATGCtcagaagaaaagatttaatCAAGTACTCAAGAATCTTCTCCATGCAGAGTTTCTGAGG GTCCAGGAGGAGCGGATCTTGCATCAGCAAGTGAAGTGCATTATTACAGAGGAGAAAGTGTGCACTGTATGTAAAAAGAAGATAGGTAACAG
- the VPS39 gene encoding vam6/Vps39-like protein isoform X1, protein MHDAFEHVPILEKLPLQIDCLAAWEEWLLVGTKQGHLLLYRIKKDIGEVMSSESVCCNRFEVTLEKSNKNFSKKIQQIHVVSQFKILVSLLENNIYVHDLLTFQQITTVSKAKGASLFTCDLQQSDTGEEVLRMCVAVRKKLQLYFWKDREFHELQGDFSVPDVPKSMAWCENSICVGFKRDYYLIRVDGKGSIKELFPTGKQLEPLVAPVADGKVAVGQDDLTVVLNEEGICTQKCALNWTDIPIAMEHQPPYIIAVLPRYVEIRTFEPRLLVQSIELQRPRFITSGGTNIIYVASNHFVWRLIPVSIATQIQQLLQDKQFELALQLAEMKDDSDSEKRQQIHHIKNLFAFNLFCQKRFDESMQVFAKLGTDPTHVMGLYPDLLPTDYRKQLQYPNPLPGLSGAELEKAHLALIDYLTQKRSQLVKKLNDSDHQSSTSPLMEGTPTIKSKKKLLQIIDTTLLKCYLHTNVALVAPLLRLENNHCHIEESEHVLKKAHKYSELIILYEKKGLHEKALQVLVDQSKKANSPLKGHERTVQYLQHLGTENLHLVFSYSVWVLRDFPEDGLKIFTEDLPEVEALPRDKVLSFLIENFKSLTVPYLEHIIHVWEETGADFHNCLIQLYCEKVQGLMKEYLSSFPADKTPVPAGEEGGDLGDYRKKLLLFLEKSSWYEPSRLISDFPFDGLLEERALLLGRMGKHEQALFIYVHILKDTNMAENYCHKHYERNKDGNKDVYLSLLRMYLSPPSVHCLGPIKMEVLEPQANLQAALQVLELHHSKLDTTKAINLLPANTQISEIRIFLEKVLEENAQKKRFNQVLKNLLHAEFLRVQEERILHQQVKCIITEEKVCTVCKKKIGNSAFARYPNAIVVHYFCSKEVNTLDT, encoded by the exons ATGCACGACGCTTTCGAGCACGTACCGATCCTGGAGAAGCTGCCGTTGCAGATCGACTGCCTGGCGGCCTGGG AGGAATGGCTCCTTGTTGGTACCAAACAAGGGCATCTTCTGCTTTACAGGATCAAGAAAGACATAG GAGAGGTTATGTCATCAGAAAGTGTCT GTTGCAATAGGTTTGAAGTGACACTAGAGAAATCCAACAAGAACTTCTCAAAAAAGATTCAGCAG atTCATGTTGTTTCTCAGTTTAAAATTCTGGTCAGTCTATTAG aaaataacatttaTGTCCATGACCTGCTGACATTTCAACAAATCACCACGGTTTCCAAGGCAAAAGGTGCATCTCTCTTCACTTGTGATCTTCAG CAGTCAGATACAGGGGAAGAGGTGCTGAGAATGTGTGTGGCAGTGCGGAAGAAGCTACAACTATATTTTTGGAAAGACAGAGAGTTTCATGAGCTACAG GGGGATTTCAGTGTACCTGATGTACCCAAGTCTATGGCCTGGTGTGAAAACTCCATCTGTGTAGGCTTCAAGAGGGACTATTACCTCATACGT GTGGATGGAAAAGGATCCATCAAAGAACTGTTTCCCACAGGGAAGCAACTGGAACCATTGGTAGCTCCTGTAGCAGATGGAAAAGTTGCAGTTGGCCAAGATGACCTAACAGTTGTGCTCAATGAAGAAGGAATCTGTACTCAGAAATGTGCTTTGAATTGGACAGATATTCCTATCGCCATGG AACACCAGCCTCCGTACATCATTGCTGTTCTGCCCAGGTATGTGGAGATCCGCACTTTTGAACCCCGGCTGCTGGTACAGAGTATCGAGCTCCAGAGACCACGCTTCATCACCTCTGGAGG CACAAATATTATATATGTGGCAAGTAATCACTTTGTTTGGCGGCTCATTCCGGTGTCCATAGCCACACAgatccagcagcttctgcaggacAAGCAGTTTGAGCTGGCTTTGCAGTTGGCA GAAATGAAAGATGATTCAGATAGTGAGAAGCGACAACAAATTCACCACATAAAGAACCTCTTTGCCTTCAATCTCTTCTGTCAGAAGCGCTTTGATGAATCCATGCAAGTTTTTGCCAAGCTTGGTACAG ATCCCACTCATGTGATGGGTCTGTATCCTGACCTCCTGCCCACAGATTACAGGAAACAGCTACAAtatcccaaccccctgccagggctttctggggcagagctggagaaggCACATTTAGCTCTGATAGACTACCTAACTCAA AAAAGAAGTCAGCTGGTGAAGAAGCTAAATGATTCTGACCATCAGTCCAGTACCTCGCCACTCATGGAAGGAACACCCACAATCAAATCCAAAAAGAAGCTGCTACAAATCATTGATACCACCCTGCTAAAGTGTTACCTCCAT ACAAATGTAGCACTGGTGGCACCATTGCTACGTCTGGAGAACAATCACTGCCATATTGAGGAGAGTGAGCATGTGCTAAAGAAGGCACACAAATATAGTGAGCTGATAATACTGTATGAGAAGAAAGGTCTGCATGAGAAAG CATTACAGGTACTGGTGGATCAGTCAAAGAAAGCCAACTCACCTTTGAAGGGTCATGAGAGGACAGTGCAATATCTGCAGCATTTGG GCACAGAGAACTTGCACTTGGTATTTTCTTACTCTGTCTGGGTGCTAAGAGATTTTCCTGAAGATGGACTGAAG ATATTTACAGAAGACCTTCCTGAAGTGGAAGCATTGCCACGAGACAAAGTGCTCAGTTTCTtgatagaaaattttaaaagcttgacTGTTCCTTACCTG GAACACATCATTCATGTCTGGGAAGAAACCGGTGCAGACTTTCACAACTGTCTGATCCAGCTGTACTGTGAGAAAGTACAGGGCTTAATGAAAGAATATCTCAGTTCTTTCCCTGCAG ATAAGACTCCAGTgcctgctggggaggaaggaggagactTGGGGGATTACCGGAAAAAGCTTCTACTTTTTTTGGAGAAGTCTAGCTGGTACGAACCTAGTCGACTAATTAGTGACTTCCCCTTTGATG GTCTCCTAGAAGAACGTGCTCTGCTGTTGGGTCGTATGGGGAAGCATGAGCAAGCTCTGTTTATTTATGTTCATATTTTGAAGGACACCAACATGGCTGAAAA CTACTGCCATAAACATTATGAGAGaaacaaagatggcaacaaagat GTCTATCTGTCACTGCTGCGGATGTATCTCTCCCCACCTAGTGTGCATTGCCTGGGACCAATCAAGATGGAAGTGCTGGAGCCTCAAGCcaatctgcaggcagctctgcaggttTTGGAGCTACATCACAGCAAACTGGATACCACCAAG GCAATAAACCTACTCCCAGCAAATACACAGATTAGTGAGATTCGAATCTTCTTAGAGAAAGTGCTTGAAGAAAATGCtcagaagaaaagatttaatCAAGTACTCAAGAATCTTCTCCATGCAGAGTTTCTGAGG GTCCAGGAGGAGCGGATCTTGCATCAGCAAGTGAAGTGCATTATTACAGAGGAGAAAGTGTGCACTGTATGTAAAAAGAAGATAGGTAACAG